tacaaataaaaaatatacaatgcGCACAGctcaataaaaacaactcaagGCAAAGTAAGCCTTCTGGACAAACCAGATGGCTGTTCCTGAAAAGGATGGCatcagaaaatgtatattttcatagCAGAAAACATACAGTGTAATGgatgtatttaataaaagacaCAACAGTTGGCTATGTGACCTGTGACAACAGCAGGACCAGGTTGTGTATCACACCCCTGAAccctctgtgtctttttctttctcctcaggAGCAGACACCTGGCctctgctgccccctgctggacgTCCTGTGGACTCACTCTCAGCTGTTGTAGTGGTGGTGGACAGAGAATCACCAGTGACATTGAGCATTTTCATTTTGGCCTGTGCGGGGCTGCCGGAGCGGCTGCGGTTGTGGCTGTGATGGCTGCGGTGCTTGGCTTTGCATGGACTGGGACTGCGGGACCTCGTCTTCATGAGGACAACAGTGCTGTCATCCTCTGAGCTGAAGTCAGAGCTGTCTGAAGAACTGGCATCAAGACCTGAAGTGGGAAGCTGGATCTGAAGATAAAAAAGATGAGAAGAGTGGGATTTGGGAGATAAAAAGCTTGCCAATGGTAATAAAAAGCCTTAATATGCAGGAGGGAACACCAGCATACAACAGATGtaatctcctcctctcagagctaatgcatttgattattttagcCTCAAGAAAGCAGTTCCAGAGTGCCATGATTACCTGAAATGGCTCTGTTACACCCACAATGGTGTTCATGTTGTTGCTATAGTAACCCAAGATAAAGTCCCCTGAGCCTTTAGGCAATTCCTCCTCAGTAAAGGTTACCTGGAAAAACAGTAAGTCAGATATCTAttaaatgtgaaagaaaatgatctCTGAGGATAATTCAGCAAGCAACCAGATTACCTGATGTTCTTGTCGAGTAAAGTCAGCTTCCTCTTGCTTGGCCCACACATATCCCACATAGTCCTTATGGTGCTTGAAACCCACCTAGGGTGGCAAATTGGTAACGCACagcaatatttattataatgttcCTGATGATTTGCTGACGTGGATTCTGCAGACTTAACATGTTATTTGGCCAGTAGAGGTAAAACTATTTACCTTGTACAGTCCGATCCAGTCCCAGGAGCTGCGTGGGTAGTTGGGCACCAGTCTGAATTTTACTATTGCATCATCAATACTATTCCACTCATCCTCCACTATGATTGTGACCAGGGGAATATCCACCTTGTATGGGAACTAAAAAGAACATTGACCACAAATATTTGCACAGTGCAAAAACAGTGTAAAGTCTCAAGGATAAACCTAAATGATTAAGAGGGTTGACTATCAAATGTCAGTACTAATCAAAATGTGTCAACAGCATCAATTATCAACAGCAGCAGGGCCTTAAAGTTGTACAGCAGTTGGAGTTTAAACAACATTAACCTGGTTGTTTGATTCTCAAACTAAGGTGTTGAAAATagtattgttttggttttgggaCAGAAACAAAGTAATTTATCATTGTATTAGCACCAGTATTGAATTAAAAGGATGCCAGCCTTAAGTCACCTTTACAAAGTCTCACCTGTAGGGTAAAGATGGAGGAGACTGGTTTGTGGTCACTGACGGTGTACTCCATGTGACTTCGGTAGTAGTGTTGTGTCACTTTGGTCCCACTGGTCAGCCCCGAATTGGAGCCACGCTTCCCTGCGCTCAGAGCAGCGGCGGTAGTTGCAGTGGCTCTGAGGCGCCACAGGATCCGGTCGGTCCAAGCTGGTTTACGCTTCTTCCCGCTGGGTGGAGGACCGCTGGgtgggagacaaaaaaaacaggacagaaagagagccccatgaaaagaatctttacaggggaGCAAgacaaaattttttgatgctattttaaaaattatgcattttaaaagcaGTACTGTACAAGAGGCACTTTGATGCTACCCCGGGCTAGTGAGGACCTTTCAGAAAAGGGAGTATGAGTATTACTGAGCAAGGCTCTGTGATATCTTGTCAGTGGCCTGGAATTCATAACTGCAATCCTGGCACCACCAACCTTGTGTCATATGTATCTGTTCCAACATCAAACTTGTAGGTGGGAGGAAATTTTAGAGGCCCCTCTTGGAAACCCTCCaacactgtctcactgtctttGGCCATATTGAGCTGAAACAAGGAAGGAGAAGATAGTGTGTTTCTCTATTGCCCTCTAGTGGCATCACCTACAAAGTGCATAGTTCACTAGAgaagaaacaacatttaatcaTGTACTTCCTGACTTTAAAACCTCATATCAGCTTGTTAAATGTCCTCAGAAGAATTCAGATttaaatttaagattttttgggggaaaatctTCCAATGTTTAGAAAACTTGAATGAAATTGAATTCAGAGGAGCAAAGGTTAAAGTTGCGCTTCGGAAGGACCACATGCAGAGGAGCTacatttctcttctctctgtcctgttaACGGTACATTAGACAGCCTTTATGTTTTACCTGATCCTTTTCCCACAGCATTGGAAACTTGTTGTTATCGATGGCTGATTTCACCACTTGCATATCCAGGTCATCAATGCGGAAATTGAGATCCCCAAACCAGAACACAACactgtgaaagaaagaaatggaattCTTGAATTTAAACAAGTGCACAAGTACATACGTACTTTTGCAATGCTGATTTTGACCCCATTTCCATCTTAAAACATGAACATGGGGACATCAAGTCTAGGATAGTTTGTCACTGATATATCAGAGTGTAAAGGTTGTGCTCACTTACTCATGGTCAAGAACCCCAGAGGAGGTCTGGCcctcaaactgctgctgctgcaggatgcTCTCAAAGTCCTCCATGCGCTGCTCCGAGTTTTCCATGTGAGCCGGCAGGTGGCAGTTGAGGAAGCAGATGGTGTGGCCGAACGCTGACATGCGGGCACTAACACCACCTTTATTCCCCTGTAACATCGACAAGCACGAGGGAGGTCAAATAATGTTAAAAGCAGGAAAACCACACACTATTGAAGAAAGCTTTTGTATTAAtcctttattttctcaaaacaatgaatgaaagtATAAAACTACTACGGTCAATTATGGAAAAGTGCCTAAAGTCAGTGATTGGTCTGtgagtgtggtgtgtgtgtgtgtgtgtctgtaccaCAGACAAAGAGGAAGTTTTATTCATTAAGGACCAGTGAAGACAGTCATCAATATTTAATTCAGTAAAGTGCACAGTGGGGGGACAGGATGAGTCTGCGGTTTTCTTCCCGCTGTTTTCCCAACTGCTCTGACCcactaaaacacaaaagatcTTTCAGTATAAAATGTGCAGATTGTGCTGATGCCCGTCTGAGTTCATGCAGTCAGGATTTCACTTCAAACTGAGCGCTTCATAATTTTTAAGTGAACAGGATCTTAGTTCTCACTAAAGTAAACTATCcctccatttttttctcacaaaaccTGCATTATTTACAAACCGAGCCACAGAAGTGTGTAGACACTGTAGTGAATACTTATTGTCCCTCAGATCTCCATACACGGTATCAGTAACAGTGATGCAAAGTTAAAGCTAGTCACTCCCACAGAGATGTCGTCCTGTGTGCAGCTAAGCTTTCATGTGTGAAATGTCCATAATAGGGTGCTGATGCCAGAATGGTG
This sequence is a window from Anoplopoma fimbria isolate UVic2021 breed Golden Eagle Sablefish chromosome 13, Afim_UVic_2022, whole genome shotgun sequence. Protein-coding genes within it:
- the inpp5jb gene encoding phosphatidylinositol 4,5-bisphosphate 5-phosphatase A, with product MDQDTPNQSQTQEVNPKGAAEALTITPAAASDTAAPDTESTANQPAAPSRPRRPQRSARVEGSVDISEPIAEPKDEPTPVENQEECTPDGTVASRPKPSRSAAVKPSARAGPKGPGHHPVRAASVPHPAASRNVASHLNPHAQRALSVVGTADTPAQPVEDFRMHVITWNVGSATPPDDITSLLGLNVGDGNTDMYIIGLQEVNSMINKRLKDVLFTDQWSEVCMERLSPFGYVLVTSQRMQGLLLLVFAKYFHLPFLRGVQTETTRTGLGGYWGNKGGVSARMSAFGHTICFLNCHLPAHMENSEQRMEDFESILQQQQFEGQTSSGVLDHDVVFWFGDLNFRIDDLDMQVVKSAIDNNKFPMLWEKDQLNMAKDSETVLEGFQEGPLKFPPTYKFDVGTDTYDTSGKKRKPAWTDRILWRLRATATTAAALSAGKRGSNSGLTSGTKVTQHYYRSHMEYTVSDHKPVSSIFTLQFPYKVDIPLVTIIVEDEWNSIDDAIVKFRLVPNYPRSSWDWIGLYKVGFKHHKDYVGYVWAKQEEADFTRQEHQVTFTEEELPKGSGDFILGYYSNNMNTIVGVTEPFQIQLPTSGLDASSSDSSDFSSEDDSTVVLMKTRSRSPSPCKAKHRSHHSHNRSRSGSPAQAKMKMLNVTGDSLSTTTTTAESESTGRPAGGSRGQVSAPEEKEKDTEGSGV